From Myxococcus stipitatus, the proteins below share one genomic window:
- a CDS encoding SulP family inorganic anion transporter has protein sequence MSASRRRVRGFVPGARWVREDRWGFLRPDLLSALTLGAMLVPQGLAYAQIVGVRPAAGLYAGVVAMLAYAVFGPSRHLMLGPEAGAAIITASALASSASWPPTTSPWSSPRPMLRCAACCAGRG, from the coding sequence GTGTCCGCGTCACGGCGAAGGGTTCGCGGCTTCGTCCCCGGGGCGCGGTGGGTTCGCGAGGACCGGTGGGGCTTCCTGCGGCCGGACCTGCTGTCCGCGTTGACGCTGGGCGCGATGCTCGTGCCCCAGGGGCTGGCGTACGCGCAGATCGTCGGGGTGCGGCCCGCCGCCGGGCTGTACGCGGGCGTCGTCGCCATGCTGGCCTATGCCGTGTTCGGTCCGTCTCGTCACCTGATGTTGGGGCCGGAGGCGGGCGCGGCCATCATCACCGCGAGCGCCCTGGCGAGCAGCGCGAGCTGGCCTCCCACGACATCACCCTGGTCGTCGCCGAGGCCAATGCTCCGTTGCGCGGCATGTTGCGCCGGACGGGGCTGA
- a CDS encoding outer membrane beta-barrel protein — protein MSRLLTLSMVLPALLLAPKAQAEDLKQDMSPTAGFVQEEPSLARRFTFNVGASLVIPLSDSSDRFGVGWGFLVGGAYNFTDVLTLQAEYSYSDFDVKNDALGIEAISGDHVLQYGDLNVLVHLVPRKRWGIYLLGGPGIYYRKVEVTQFAGTAVVPVCDPWLLLCYNQAVAVDNVLGSRSSTDFGLNGGLGFTFRIYGPMRVYAEARYHYIFGPKFDTPTGTHRANGQYLPINLGLRF, from the coding sequence GTGTCTCGATTGCTCACCCTGTCCATGGTGCTCCCCGCGCTGCTGCTCGCGCCGAAGGCCCAGGCGGAAGACCTCAAGCAGGACATGTCCCCGACCGCCGGCTTCGTGCAGGAGGAGCCCTCGCTCGCCAGACGGTTCACGTTCAACGTCGGCGCCAGCCTCGTCATCCCCCTCTCGGATTCGAGTGACCGCTTCGGAGTGGGTTGGGGCTTCCTCGTCGGCGGCGCCTACAACTTCACGGACGTGCTCACCCTCCAGGCGGAATACAGCTACAGCGACTTCGACGTGAAGAACGACGCCCTGGGGATAGAGGCCATCTCCGGCGATCACGTCCTCCAGTACGGCGACCTGAACGTCCTCGTCCACCTGGTGCCGCGCAAGCGCTGGGGCATCTATCTCCTCGGGGGGCCCGGTATCTACTACCGCAAGGTCGAGGTGACGCAGTTCGCGGGCACCGCGGTGGTCCCCGTCTGCGACCCGTGGCTGCTGCTCTGCTACAACCAGGCCGTCGCGGTGGACAACGTCCTCGGCTCGCGCAGCTCCACGGACTTCGGCCTCAACGGAGGCCTGGGCTTCACCTTCCGCATCTACGGCCCCATGCGCGTCTACGCCGAGGCGCGCTACCACTACATCTTCGGTCCGAAGTTCGACACGCCCACCGGCACGCACCGGGCGAACGGCCAGTACCTGCCCATCAACCTGGGCCTGCGCTTCTGA
- a CDS encoding aspartate:alanine exchanger family transporter yields MRSHARHAMLLVGTVVAGLAVIAYAQGQPAPQAPSPPQGPIGAVLGYMNKEPFILMFLVIAAGYALGAVKVKGIAMGSTAATLLLALVISFWAFDRHHVQYALPEFTSTVFFNLFIFAIGMKVGPQFLGGIHREGKHLVILALFVPLFSTLLVYLSRYVFDLAPGLLAGIVSGANTATPGFGAAKAALDSGASAIPPEQLKEATANLTTSYAFLYCTSMVLFTVMMSVIPKAFGRDAVVDAKKMEKEMEGEDTTPLPGTADSFIRGYMPLDLRVFRVENPALDGRTVADLDHAHPRVAIERVYQAGRVYNPPPDLVLHRGDEVAMLGPVSLLLAGGPHIGPEVDDSKLRNVRFDTVEFIVHNPNVVGKTLGELALRMGQGIYLNAMFRAGDHVPISRDRVVRKGDVLRITGSPRRVAALRDDLGPEVKPSLSTDIITLGLGLAAGALLGAITIPLFGIKFSLGSAVGLLIVSIGLSILRTHNPALGGPFPESARQLLEDIGLNVFIAILGLNAGAGVADAIRGGLLGPTLVVGAVAAFVPPIIGWAIGQYAFKMNTAVLMGAISGARCNSAGMRASEEAAQSIVPAIGYPVTFAISNLLLTLIAYLFALMK; encoded by the coding sequence ATGCGAAGCCACGCGCGTCACGCCATGCTGCTCGTGGGGACCGTCGTCGCCGGGTTGGCGGTCATCGCCTACGCGCAGGGCCAGCCCGCGCCCCAGGCCCCATCCCCTCCCCAGGGCCCCATCGGCGCCGTGCTCGGGTACATGAACAAGGAGCCCTTCATCCTCATGTTCCTCGTCATCGCCGCCGGCTATGCGTTGGGCGCGGTGAAGGTGAAGGGCATCGCCATGGGCTCCACGGCGGCCACGCTGCTCCTGGCGCTCGTGATCAGCTTCTGGGCCTTCGACCGCCACCACGTCCAGTACGCGCTGCCGGAGTTCACCAGCACCGTGTTCTTCAACCTCTTCATCTTCGCCATCGGCATGAAGGTCGGCCCGCAGTTCCTGGGTGGCATCCACCGCGAAGGCAAGCACCTGGTCATCCTGGCCTTGTTCGTGCCGCTGTTCTCGACGCTGCTCGTCTACCTCTCGCGGTATGTCTTCGACCTGGCCCCTGGACTTCTGGCCGGCATCGTCTCCGGCGCGAACACCGCGACGCCCGGCTTCGGCGCCGCGAAGGCCGCGCTCGACAGCGGCGCCTCGGCCATCCCGCCCGAACAGCTCAAGGAAGCGACGGCCAACCTCACGACGTCCTACGCCTTCCTCTACTGCACCAGCATGGTGCTCTTCACCGTGATGATGTCGGTGATTCCCAAGGCCTTCGGCCGCGACGCCGTGGTGGACGCGAAGAAGATGGAGAAGGAGATGGAGGGCGAGGACACCACGCCGCTGCCAGGCACCGCCGACTCCTTCATCCGGGGCTACATGCCGCTGGACCTGCGCGTCTTCCGCGTGGAGAACCCCGCGCTGGACGGCCGCACGGTGGCCGACCTGGACCACGCGCACCCGCGCGTCGCCATCGAGCGCGTCTACCAGGCGGGGCGCGTCTACAACCCACCGCCGGACCTGGTGCTGCACCGGGGCGACGAGGTGGCGATGCTCGGCCCCGTCTCCCTGCTGCTCGCGGGCGGGCCCCACATCGGCCCGGAGGTGGATGACTCGAAGCTGCGCAACGTGCGCTTCGACACGGTGGAGTTCATCGTCCACAACCCGAACGTGGTGGGGAAGACCCTGGGAGAGCTGGCGCTGCGCATGGGCCAGGGCATCTACCTCAACGCCATGTTCCGGGCCGGCGACCACGTCCCCATCAGTCGAGATCGCGTCGTGCGCAAGGGCGACGTGCTGCGCATCACCGGCAGCCCCAGGCGCGTGGCGGCCCTCCGCGACGACCTGGGCCCCGAGGTCAAGCCCAGCCTCTCCACGGACATCATCACCCTGGGCCTGGGACTCGCCGCTGGCGCGCTGCTGGGCGCCATCACCATCCCCCTCTTCGGCATCAAGTTCAGCCTCGGCTCCGCCGTGGGCCTGCTCATCGTCAGCATCGGGCTGAGCATCCTGCGCACGCACAACCCGGCGCTGGGTGGCCCCTTCCCGGAGTCGGCCCGACAGCTGCTGGAGGACATCGGGCTGAACGTCTTCATCGCCATCCTCGGCCTCAACGCGGGCGCGGGGGTCGCGGACGCCATCCGTGGCGGCCTGCTCGGCCCCACGCTCGTCGTCGGCGCCGTCGCGGCCTTCGTCCCTCCCATCATCGGATGGGCCATCGGGCAGTACGCCTTCAAGATGAACACCGCGGTGCTCATGGGCGCCATCTCCGGCGCGCGCTGCAACAGCGCCGGCATGCGCGCCTCGGAGGAGGCCGCGCAGAGCATCGTCCCGGCCATCGGCTATCCCGTCACCTTCGCCATCTCGAACCTGCTGCTGACGCTCATCGCCTACCTGTTCGCCCTGATGAAGTGA
- a CDS encoding HAD family hydrolase: protein MSTPLPSWNDGSTRETLLSFVSSVTTEGASGYVRPEERVAVFDNDGTLWAEQPMYVQALFAIDRVRELAPQHPEWHGRQPFKAILEDDEEALRALSEHDAAALVAATHAGMTTTEFARQARDWLARARHPRFQRPFTRCVYQPMLELLDFLRANGFDLHVVSGGGVDFLRAFCEETYGIPSSHVIGSSGKTRFELRDEGPVLVKLPSLTSLDDGEGKPINIHLHIGKRPLLAFGNSDGDLQMLQYTSAEGHPRLRLLLHHDDAEREYAYDRDARAGRLDRALDVAAHDGWTVVSMRSDWKDVFPVHSLAGERTVAEGQAGTPPRGR from the coding sequence GTGAGCACGCCCTTGCCTTCCTGGAACGATGGTTCCACTCGCGAAACGCTGCTGTCCTTCGTCTCCTCCGTGACGACGGAGGGCGCGAGCGGCTATGTCCGTCCGGAGGAGCGCGTCGCCGTCTTCGACAACGACGGGACGCTCTGGGCCGAACAGCCGATGTACGTCCAGGCGCTCTTCGCCATCGACCGGGTCCGGGAGCTGGCGCCCCAGCACCCGGAGTGGCATGGACGACAGCCCTTCAAGGCCATCCTCGAGGACGACGAGGAGGCCCTCCGCGCCCTCAGCGAACACGACGCCGCGGCGCTCGTGGCGGCGACGCACGCGGGGATGACCACGACCGAGTTCGCGCGGCAGGCGCGCGACTGGCTGGCCCGGGCGCGCCACCCCCGCTTCCAGCGCCCCTTCACCCGCTGCGTCTACCAGCCCATGCTGGAGCTGCTCGACTTCCTGCGCGCGAACGGGTTCGACCTGCACGTCGTCTCGGGCGGCGGCGTCGACTTCCTGCGGGCGTTCTGCGAGGAGACATATGGCATCCCCTCCTCGCATGTCATCGGCAGCAGCGGGAAGACGCGCTTCGAGCTGCGCGACGAGGGGCCGGTGCTGGTCAAGCTCCCCAGCCTGACCAGCCTCGACGACGGCGAAGGCAAGCCCATCAACATCCACCTGCACATCGGCAAGCGGCCCCTGCTCGCGTTCGGCAACTCGGATGGCGACCTCCAGATGCTCCAGTACACGAGCGCGGAGGGACATCCCCGCCTGCGCCTGCTGCTCCACCACGACGACGCGGAGCGGGAGTACGCCTACGATCGCGACGCCCGCGCCGGTCGGCTGGACCGCGCCCTGGACGTCGCCGCGCATGACGGGTGGACCGTGGTGAGCATGCGCTCGGACTGGAAGGACGTCTTCCCCGTCCACTCCCTCGCGGGCGAGCGAACCGTCGCGGAGGGTCAGGCGGGAACACCGCCGCGAGGCAGGTGA